Proteins encoded within one genomic window of Microcebus murinus isolate Inina chromosome 8, M.murinus_Inina_mat1.0, whole genome shotgun sequence:
- the LOC142872383 gene encoding large ribosomal subunit protein uL22, producing the protein MVRYSLDPENPTKSCKSRGSNLRVHFKNTRETAQAIKGMHIRKATKYLKDVTLKKQCVPFRRYNGGVGRCAQAKQWGWTQGRWPKKSAEFLLHMLKNAESNAELKGLDVDSLVIEHIQVNKAPKMRRRTYRAHGRINPYMSSPCHIEMILTEKEQIVPKPEEEVAQKKKISQKKLKKQKLMARE; encoded by the coding sequence ATGGTTCGCTATTCACTTGACccagaaaaccccacaaaatcaTGCAAGTCAAGAGGTTCAAATCTTCGTGTTCACTTCAAGAACACTCGTGAAACTGCCCAGGCCATCAAGGGTATGCATATACGAAAAGCCACCAAGTATCTGAAAGATGTCACTTTAAAGAAACAATGTGTACCATTCCGACGTTACAATGGTGGAGTTGGTAGGTGTGCCCAGGCCAAACAGTGGGGCTGGACACAGGGTCGGTGGCCCAAgaagagtgctgaatttttgcTGCACATGCTTAAAAATGCAGAGAGTAATGCTGAACTTAAGGGTTTGGATGTAGATTCTCTGGTCATTGAGCATATCCAGGTGAACAAAGCACCCAAGATGCGTCGCCGAACTTACAGAGCTCATGGTCGGATTAATCCATACATGAGTTCCCCCTGCCACATCGAGATGATCCTCactgaaaaggaacaaattgttCCAAAACCAGAAGAGGAGGttgcacagaagaaaaagatatcccagaagaaactcaagaaacaaaaacttatggCACGGGAATAg